In Thermospira aquatica, the following proteins share a genomic window:
- the mnmA gene encoding tRNA 2-thiouridine(34) synthase MnmA → MKRVFVGMSGGIDSSAAAFLLKEAGYAVEGVTFVAALETGTKKCCSLEEIESARKVCRFLGIPHHVIDLKDVFEARVIRYFVEEYQQGLVPNPCVMCNRHIKFGALVEESLARGADMVATGHYARILPVKDGFGLFCGKDTSKDQSYFLSYVKREMFSYVLLPLGEMTKSEVRKLISDSGMPISSSKTESQDVCFVPGDYRDYLRARGVKSFAGDFVYQGQVVGKHEGVAFYSLGQRRGLKIAIGKRLYVRAIDAQNNRIILGELPKSRKLWLRELNLLVGDFEEGEYEIQLRYQSKRIKGWATWEEDRLALFLSQPAEIVTPGQLGVLYRNDQVMAAGIIDKTLLEEEDAV, encoded by the coding sequence ATGAAGCGGGTTTTTGTTGGCATGAGTGGCGGGATAGACAGTTCCGCCGCCGCATTTCTTTTAAAAGAAGCAGGGTATGCTGTAGAAGGGGTGACGTTCGTTGCCGCTCTGGAAACAGGAACAAAGAAATGTTGTAGCCTGGAGGAAATCGAGTCCGCCAGAAAGGTATGCCGTTTTCTTGGTATCCCCCATCATGTGATAGACCTCAAAGATGTGTTTGAGGCGCGGGTTATTCGTTACTTTGTGGAGGAATATCAACAGGGACTCGTCCCAAATCCCTGTGTCATGTGCAATCGTCATATAAAGTTTGGTGCTCTGGTAGAAGAGTCCCTTGCTCGCGGAGCAGACATGGTAGCTACCGGCCACTATGCACGTATTCTCCCTGTTAAAGATGGCTTTGGTCTCTTCTGTGGAAAAGACACCTCCAAGGATCAGTCGTATTTTCTCTCTTATGTAAAACGCGAGATGTTTTCTTATGTGCTTCTTCCCCTTGGGGAAATGACCAAATCAGAGGTAAGAAAGCTCATCTCAGATAGTGGTATGCCCATCTCCTCTTCCAAAACAGAAAGTCAGGATGTGTGTTTTGTCCCTGGAGACTACCGCGATTATCTGAGAGCCCGTGGGGTAAAGTCTTTTGCCGGCGATTTTGTCTACCAGGGGCAGGTAGTAGGCAAACACGAGGGTGTGGCTTTTTACTCGCTCGGACAACGTCGAGGACTGAAAATAGCAATAGGAAAACGACTCTATGTTCGGGCAATAGATGCCCAGAACAATCGTATTATCCTCGGAGAACTTCCCAAAAGCCGCAAGCTCTGGCTACGAGAACTCAATCTCCTGGTAGGAGATTTTGAAGAAGGGGAGTATGAGATACAACTCCGGTATCAAAGTAAACGGATCAAAGGATGGGCCACGTGGGAAGAAGATAGGCTTGCTCTTTTTCTTTCTCAACCTGCAGAAATCGTTACCCCTGGCCAGCTTGGTGTATTGTATAGAAACGATCAGGTGATGGCAGCAGGTATTATAGACAAAACCCTCCTTGAGGAAGAAGATGCGGTATAA
- a CDS encoding ABC transporter ATP-binding protein → MAHVVLKNVSKVYEGNVVAVQDVNLEINDKEFVVLVGPSGCGKTTTLRMIAGLEEITTGEIMIDGVVVNNKPPKDRDIAMVFQNYALYPHMTVADNMAFGLKLRHFPPEEIKKRVNEAAQILGLTEYLNRKPKALSGGQRQRVAIGRAIVRKPKVYLFDEPLSNLDAKLRVQMRAELIKIHARMKTTSVYVTHDQIEAMTMGDKIVVMNNKLVQQIGTPLEVYNNPVNKFVAGFIGSPPMNFLDCTVKDSNGALWLDFNEFQLKIPSQFADKARSYVGREVTFGVRPEDIYDRSMYQGSIDSNTALANVEIVERLGAEEFVYFATNGGYSFIAKYDPQVNVHMGDTNREVIFDLNRSHLFDKETEMAIY, encoded by the coding sequence ATGGCACACGTTGTGTTGAAAAACGTGTCCAAGGTTTACGAAGGGAACGTCGTTGCCGTTCAGGACGTAAACCTGGAAATCAACGACAAGGAGTTTGTCGTGTTGGTAGGCCCTTCGGGGTGTGGTAAGACGACGACACTGCGTATGATCGCAGGTCTCGAGGAGATTACCACGGGTGAAATTATGATCGATGGGGTTGTGGTAAACAATAAACCACCCAAAGATCGTGATATTGCTATGGTGTTTCAGAACTATGCTCTGTATCCCCACATGACTGTGGCTGATAACATGGCTTTTGGTCTGAAATTGCGTCATTTTCCACCAGAGGAAATCAAGAAGAGGGTAAACGAGGCAGCACAGATTCTTGGTCTGACGGAATACCTCAACCGCAAACCCAAAGCTCTTTCTGGTGGTCAGCGTCAGCGTGTTGCTATTGGACGTGCCATTGTGCGTAAGCCCAAGGTGTATCTTTTTGATGAACCTCTCTCCAACCTCGACGCAAAACTGCGTGTGCAGATGCGCGCTGAGCTTATCAAGATCCATGCTCGTATGAAAACGACCTCTGTGTATGTGACCCACGACCAGATCGAGGCTATGACCATGGGTGACAAGATCGTAGTGATGAACAACAAGCTTGTTCAGCAGATTGGTACGCCTCTCGAAGTGTACAATAACCCTGTAAACAAGTTTGTGGCTGGCTTCATTGGGAGCCCTCCCATGAACTTCCTGGATTGTACGGTAAAGGATTCGAATGGGGCGCTCTGGCTTGACTTTAACGAATTTCAGTTGAAGATCCCTTCTCAGTTTGCAGACAAGGCACGCTCCTATGTTGGTCGTGAGGTAACCTTTGGTGTCCGTCCTGAAGACATCTATGATCGCAGCATGTATCAGGGCTCGATTGACTCTAATACAGCTCTTGCAAATGTGGAGATTGTGGAAAGGCTTGGCGCTGAAGAGTTTGTGTACTTTGCAACAAATGGTGGGTATTCCTTTATTGCCAAGTACGATCCTCAGGTGAATGTCCACATGGGTGATACAAACCGCGAGGTTATCTTTGATCTCAATCGCTCCCATCTCTTTGATAAAGAAACGGAGATGGCTATTTACTAA
- a CDS encoding flagellar biosynthetic protein FliO codes for MKSILWKMCLFLPLLGYSQTTTNGETNGFLDRFYQNETTQTVNAEPGGGWFWVVVRIFLYTAVFAVGGFFLVRYFIKKSAIETSEDAKFIEVIAVKQTGLGGYLEVVKIGATYYILGTTGDGGVRLVDKITDKETIDYIELHKDTLKPKPQEFMNLMDMFPFVKKVDRKRYLQSQKDKLKKL; via the coding sequence ATGAAATCTATACTCTGGAAGATGTGTCTTTTTTTGCCGCTTCTTGGTTACAGTCAAACAACCACGAATGGCGAAACGAACGGCTTTCTGGACCGTTTTTATCAAAATGAAACTACCCAGACAGTGAATGCAGAACCAGGGGGTGGCTGGTTCTGGGTAGTGGTGCGGATTTTTCTCTACACGGCCGTCTTTGCTGTGGGAGGATTTTTCCTCGTCCGCTATTTTATAAAAAAAAGTGCAATTGAAACCTCAGAGGATGCAAAGTTCATTGAAGTTATAGCCGTAAAACAAACAGGGCTTGGTGGCTATCTGGAGGTGGTCAAAATTGGTGCAACCTACTATATCCTGGGTACAACAGGAGACGGTGGTGTTCGGCTTGTAGATAAAATCACAGACAAAGAAACGATTGACTATATAGAACTTCATAAGGATACCCTCAAACCAAAACCCCAGGAATTTATGAATCTGATGGATATGTTTCCCTTTGTGAAGAAGGTTGATAGAAAACGATACCTTCAGTCTCAAAAGGATAAACTCAAAAAGCTCTAG
- the rsxC gene encoding electron transport complex subunit RsxC → MDKKQKIFTFKRGGVHPHENKLTAAQPIVNADVPPLVRIPMAQHLGAPAKVLVSVGDEVKEGQRIGEATGMISAHIHASVSGVVTAIEKANTLTAKQIDFVVIKTGGSFHNWVGEKFPWENLSSQQLVSLVQEAGVVGLGGATFPTHVKLSPPPGKVVETLILNGAECEPYLTIDHRMLLEKSQEILTAIEIVRRILPTIKKVYIGIEINKEDAIDHWTALLAGRSDITVAPLKTRYPQGGEKQLIQAITGKEVPTKGLPADIGVLVENVSTMNAIYEAVVHHKPLIERGLTYTGKGVAKPGNYKVRIGTPISHLIESYGKPEKFAAMISGGPMMGLEIPDENIPVVKSTSGIVFLSPQEDYKVEDRPCIRCAKCLAVCPIGLMPTELAKLADNFLVEEAAGIGLFDCIECGACAYICPSKIPLVGLIRYGKEFYKRKQAQAKK, encoded by the coding sequence ATGGACAAGAAGCAGAAAATCTTTACCTTTAAACGGGGCGGAGTTCATCCGCATGAGAACAAGCTTACCGCAGCCCAGCCTATCGTCAATGCCGATGTTCCTCCTCTTGTTCGTATTCCCATGGCACAACATCTTGGTGCGCCGGCAAAGGTTCTTGTTTCCGTTGGAGATGAGGTGAAAGAGGGGCAACGGATTGGAGAGGCAACAGGGATGATCTCGGCGCATATCCATGCCAGTGTTTCGGGTGTGGTAACAGCTATCGAGAAGGCAAACACCCTGACGGCAAAACAAATTGATTTTGTCGTTATCAAGACGGGAGGCTCGTTTCATAACTGGGTAGGGGAGAAATTTCCCTGGGAAAATCTCTCCAGTCAGCAGCTCGTGAGTCTTGTTCAGGAAGCAGGGGTGGTAGGGCTTGGTGGAGCTACTTTTCCTACGCACGTGAAGCTTTCTCCTCCTCCCGGCAAGGTTGTAGAAACCCTTATTCTCAATGGGGCTGAGTGTGAGCCGTATCTCACGATTGACCATCGGATGCTTCTTGAGAAATCACAGGAGATTCTTACAGCGATTGAGATTGTGCGTAGGATTCTGCCCACGATTAAAAAGGTCTACATTGGTATAGAAATTAACAAAGAGGATGCTATTGATCATTGGACGGCCCTTCTTGCCGGTCGTTCTGACATCACCGTGGCTCCTCTCAAGACTCGCTATCCGCAGGGAGGAGAGAAACAACTCATCCAGGCGATTACGGGCAAGGAAGTGCCAACCAAAGGGTTGCCTGCCGATATTGGGGTTCTGGTGGAGAACGTCTCCACGATGAATGCTATTTATGAGGCGGTTGTTCACCATAAGCCCCTTATTGAGCGAGGGCTTACTTATACGGGGAAAGGAGTTGCGAAACCTGGAAACTATAAGGTGCGTATCGGTACACCTATTTCTCATCTTATCGAAAGCTATGGGAAACCAGAGAAGTTTGCAGCGATGATTTCTGGTGGGCCCATGATGGGGCTTGAGATTCCGGATGAGAACATACCTGTTGTCAAGTCTACCAGTGGTATTGTTTTTCTTTCTCCTCAGGAAGACTATAAAGTAGAGGATAGACCGTGTATTCGCTGTGCGAAGTGTCTGGCTGTCTGTCCTATAGGGCTCATGCCTACGGAACTTGCCAAACTTGCTGATAACTTCCTGGTGGAGGAGGCAGCGGGGATAGGGCTGTTTGATTGTATTGAGTGTGGCGCATGTGCCTATATCTGTCCGTCCAAGATTCCTCTTGTGGGTCTGATCCGTTATGGCAAAGAGTTCTACAAACGTAAACAGGCGCAAGCGAAAAAATAA
- a CDS encoding electron transport complex protein RnfA: protein MDVNKIFLITMSAIFVNNFIFSRFLGLCPFFGVSKKMSSAIGMGFAVIFVLVMSTAVIYPINLLLVKLGIDFLQVIVFILVIASFVQLVEIFLKKMAPALYHALGIYLPLITTNCAILGTAFLVLKEKYTFVESLVFAFTAGVGFTLALIMMASVRERLDLAKVPKAFKGLPIAFISGALMSMAMYAFVGFVK from the coding sequence ATGGATGTAAACAAGATTTTTCTCATCACCATGAGTGCTATTTTTGTAAATAATTTTATTTTTTCCAGGTTTTTGGGTCTTTGTCCCTTCTTTGGGGTGTCAAAGAAGATGAGTTCTGCTATCGGCATGGGATTTGCGGTGATTTTTGTTCTCGTAATGTCAACCGCGGTGATTTATCCGATCAATCTTCTTTTGGTAAAACTGGGGATTGATTTTCTGCAGGTGATTGTGTTTATCCTGGTGATTGCAAGTTTTGTGCAGTTGGTGGAAATCTTTCTCAAAAAGATGGCTCCCGCGCTTTATCATGCCCTGGGCATTTATCTTCCCCTGATTACGACGAATTGCGCTATCCTTGGGACTGCTTTTCTTGTTTTGAAGGAAAAGTATACCTTTGTTGAATCGCTTGTTTTTGCTTTTACAGCAGGTGTTGGGTTTACGCTGGCACTAATTATGATGGCGAGTGTTCGTGAGCGTCTCGACCTTGCAAAGGTGCCCAAGGCTTTTAAGGGGCTCCCTATTGCGTTTATTTCCGGCGCTCTTATGTCTATGGCAATGTATGCCTTTGTGGGATTTGTGAAGTAG
- a CDS encoding alpha-amylase family glycosyl hydrolase, with protein sequence MRRIFSYILLIAFVTGCTLSGGGGGGGDSTGTSLTVYFKKPTNWTGAYIHYWPNGTAWTSCPAMEHVGNNWYRYTIWGRSESALLFKDKAGDTTVKTPDLYRKGTGWYWTNDMWYDMNPEDPYPWAEAGVYTFTNTVTVTLRLRGIDAQGAYSTNNSPFVSYIDQATIVIGEGMNVGETCTLTLVAYNDTVTNTNTYIFTRGEREYRTELGVVYTPEGSTFAIWVPGNKTVKLRLEGTDYPMSPTNLPLYPEAEPNTIYYVYVEGDHWLKPYNFVIDNKVVRDPYGKMVSNNFNIVIDPYTNLTLPDGGWAPRPPLANREEAIIYEVHVRDFTIDSTWNGTENKRGKFLGMVESGTTYSGYKTGIDHLQEMGITHVQLLPVYDFYTAQYNWGYDPWNYNVPEDQYSLNSNDFIYRIKEFKTMVNEFHKKGIRVVMDVVYNHTYNKSVFEDITSLYYTPNDLSGCGNSIDASHPMVSRMIRDSLEYWVSNMNVDGFRFDLIGIFPYAEVRRWGEYLNAKYPDRNLLLYGEPWNGYASDPAESTKVRLGTVPPLHSAHVGVFNPKYRERIKGDNDGTGRGYAFGMSPDWTEGIPAGVRGSIMYSKSTAPLSDLWDSMFAYDPEQSINYISAHDNLCWWDKILYVISNGGASYGPHATNINKFGMGIVLTSQGIPFIHAGDEFLRSKKTGGTWDQAKNSYNAGDNVNKIRWNLKENNFAVYNYYSNLIAIRKAYRGFSYTTWEEVDQNVKSGLTNGWKVTTNLIKGNGHNDLFVVYNAGEDFTVALPAGSWRLIANRDGATNVSGKIGTINVRKYEVLVLVKE encoded by the coding sequence ATGAGAAGAATTTTTAGTTATATACTTTTGATAGCTTTTGTAACGGGATGCACTCTTTCTGGTGGTGGTGGTGGGGGAGGAGATTCGACGGGGACCTCTCTTACGGTGTATTTTAAAAAGCCTACAAACTGGACAGGTGCCTATATCCACTACTGGCCAAACGGCACGGCGTGGACGAGTTGTCCTGCGATGGAACACGTGGGAAACAATTGGTATCGTTATACTATCTGGGGTAGGTCAGAGTCAGCTCTTCTTTTTAAAGACAAAGCGGGTGATACGACTGTGAAAACACCGGATCTTTATCGGAAAGGGACGGGATGGTACTGGACGAATGACATGTGGTATGACATGAATCCTGAAGATCCCTATCCCTGGGCCGAGGCGGGGGTTTACACTTTTACCAATACCGTCACGGTAACACTTCGTTTGCGTGGCATAGATGCGCAGGGTGCCTATTCCACCAATAATAGTCCTTTTGTATCCTATATAGATCAGGCAACCATTGTGATTGGGGAGGGTATGAATGTAGGAGAAACCTGTACCCTTACCCTTGTGGCTTATAATGATACGGTTACCAACACCAATACGTACATTTTTACCAGAGGAGAGAGAGAATACCGTACTGAACTTGGGGTCGTTTATACTCCAGAGGGAAGCACTTTCGCTATCTGGGTGCCTGGCAATAAGACGGTAAAACTTCGGTTAGAGGGTACGGATTACCCGATGAGTCCAACAAATCTTCCCCTGTATCCAGAGGCAGAGCCCAACACGATTTACTATGTGTATGTCGAAGGGGATCATTGGCTCAAACCCTACAATTTTGTTATTGATAACAAAGTTGTTCGCGATCCCTACGGAAAGATGGTAAGCAACAATTTTAACATTGTGATTGATCCTTATACGAATCTTACTCTTCCTGATGGAGGGTGGGCTCCAAGACCACCTCTTGCCAATCGTGAAGAGGCGATTATCTACGAGGTCCATGTTCGGGATTTTACCATCGATAGCACGTGGAATGGGACGGAAAATAAGAGAGGGAAATTCCTGGGTATGGTAGAGAGTGGCACCACGTACAGTGGCTATAAAACAGGCATAGATCATTTGCAGGAAATGGGGATTACCCATGTGCAGCTTCTCCCTGTGTATGATTTCTATACAGCTCAGTATAACTGGGGATACGATCCCTGGAACTATAATGTTCCCGAAGATCAGTATTCTCTTAACTCAAACGATTTCATCTACCGTATCAAAGAATTTAAAACGATGGTGAATGAGTTTCACAAAAAAGGCATCCGTGTGGTCATGGACGTTGTGTACAACCATACGTATAATAAATCCGTGTTTGAAGACATTACCTCCTTATACTATACCCCTAATGACCTCTCTGGCTGTGGGAATTCCATTGATGCTTCCCATCCGATGGTAAGCCGTATGATTCGTGACTCTCTCGAGTATTGGGTGAGTAACATGAATGTGGATGGTTTTCGTTTTGATCTGATCGGTATCTTTCCCTATGCTGAGGTTCGTCGATGGGGAGAGTATCTCAATGCCAAATACCCTGATAGAAACCTTCTTCTTTACGGTGAACCGTGGAATGGTTATGCTTCGGATCCTGCCGAGAGCACAAAGGTTCGGCTGGGGACTGTTCCTCCTCTTCACTCTGCCCATGTGGGGGTTTTTAATCCCAAGTACAGAGAGAGGATCAAGGGAGATAACGACGGAACGGGACGAGGGTATGCCTTTGGAATGTCGCCAGATTGGACAGAAGGTATTCCTGCTGGTGTCCGAGGCTCAATCATGTATAGCAAGAGCACAGCACCACTTTCTGATCTCTGGGATTCGATGTTTGCCTATGACCCGGAGCAGTCCATAAACTACATCTCGGCTCACGATAATCTCTGCTGGTGGGACAAGATACTGTATGTTATATCAAACGGAGGGGCATCTTATGGCCCACATGCCACGAATATCAATAAATTTGGAATGGGAATTGTTTTGACATCGCAGGGGATACCCTTTATCCATGCGGGAGATGAGTTTCTTCGGAGTAAAAAGACAGGAGGGACATGGGATCAGGCCAAAAACTCCTACAATGCGGGAGATAATGTGAACAAGATCAGATGGAACCTTAAGGAAAACAATTTTGCGGTGTATAATTACTACAGTAATCTGATCGCTATCCGCAAAGCGTATAGAGGCTTTTCCTATACAACGTGGGAGGAAGTGGATCAGAATGTAAAATCGGGCTTAACCAATGGATGGAAGGTGACCACCAATCTGATAAAAGGAAATGGGCATAATGACCTCTTTGTGGTTTACAATGCTGGTGAGGATTTTACTGTTGCTTTGCCCGCGGGAAGCTGGAGGCTTATTGCCAATAGAGATGGGGCAACCAATGTCAGTGGTAAAATAGGGACGATTAACGTCAGAAAATATGAGGTACTGGTTCTTGTGAAGGAATAG
- a CDS encoding RnfABCDGE type electron transport complex subunit D: MAKAKGKAGAGLFSPHIHSPFSVEKVMWDVVIALIPAGIAGVYFFGANALRIIAISLVTGLLTELVMGILSKRGITIFDGSVVITSLLFAYNLPPAAPWYVIVFGNMFAVAIVKWAFGGLGYNFMNPAIGGRLFVMIAWSGVMSGRWSPTIRSFMEKGMDFWQASQAIVSPEMMTSASALTVLKIDGYAGLYKQGLFDYWNLFIGNVPGCIGETSVLAILIGFVYLLVRRVITWEVPVIYVGTVAFLSWIFGGLSHGTGWFTGDALFHILSGGLMLGACFMANDSVTSPLSFSGNVFYALMLGFLTTMIRLFGGYPEGVAFSIAVMNIFVPLIDRYFRPSLYGYRRAVLKKARES; this comes from the coding sequence ATGGCAAAAGCAAAAGGAAAAGCAGGTGCGGGGTTGTTTTCCCCTCATATTCATAGCCCTTTTTCGGTTGAAAAGGTGATGTGGGATGTGGTGATTGCCCTCATTCCAGCGGGAATCGCCGGTGTCTACTTTTTTGGGGCAAATGCTCTCAGGATCATAGCTATCAGTCTTGTGACAGGACTTCTTACGGAACTCGTCATGGGGATTCTCTCAAAACGCGGGATAACGATTTTTGATGGGAGTGTGGTCATTACTTCCCTGCTGTTTGCGTATAACCTTCCTCCTGCTGCACCCTGGTATGTTATTGTTTTTGGAAACATGTTTGCTGTCGCGATTGTGAAGTGGGCTTTTGGTGGGCTTGGGTATAATTTTATGAATCCAGCGATTGGCGGTAGGCTTTTCGTAATGATTGCCTGGTCTGGAGTGATGTCGGGACGATGGTCACCAACTATCCGTTCCTTTATGGAGAAGGGGATGGATTTCTGGCAGGCTTCACAGGCTATCGTCTCACCTGAAATGATGACTTCTGCTTCGGCGCTCACGGTGCTTAAGATAGATGGGTATGCAGGTCTCTACAAGCAAGGGCTTTTTGATTATTGGAATCTCTTTATCGGCAATGTACCTGGTTGTATTGGAGAAACCTCGGTACTTGCAATTTTGATAGGGTTTGTGTATCTTCTGGTTCGTCGGGTGATTACCTGGGAGGTGCCGGTAATTTATGTGGGAACGGTGGCTTTTCTTTCGTGGATTTTTGGGGGGCTCTCTCATGGGACGGGATGGTTTACCGGTGATGCGCTTTTTCACATCCTGTCGGGCGGCCTCATGCTCGGTGCCTGTTTCATGGCAAATGATAGTGTGACGTCTCCTTTGAGTTTTTCTGGAAATGTGTTTTATGCTCTTATGCTGGGATTTCTTACGACGATGATTCGTTTGTTTGGTGGATACCCCGAGGGAGTGGCATTTTCTATTGCGGTGATGAATATTTTTGTGCCACTGATTGATAGGTATTTTCGACCATCTCTCTATGGTTATCGCCGTGCCGTATTAAAAAAAGCCAGGGAGTCGTAG
- a CDS encoding FMN-binding protein: MSFLKKLYPLVLIATVMGGLLAFTYGSLKPFLDASDVREFERSLRELYPDFSRYETKTLDGKTFYELYSNDEMVAKVFRTSAIGYGGLVEILTAITNGVVARVVVMSMPGETPGLGTKAKNPAWLAQFLGKKREEIPTSKADFKAKGYDAVSGATFSSLAVTRAIHEALSLYERKEGDSTTSATSQEAGGR; this comes from the coding sequence ATGAGTTTTTTGAAAAAGCTTTATCCACTTGTGCTCATTGCAACGGTGATGGGTGGACTTCTTGCTTTTACCTACGGAAGTTTGAAGCCATTTCTTGATGCTTCTGATGTAAGGGAGTTTGAACGTTCTCTCAGAGAGTTATACCCTGATTTTTCTCGTTATGAAACGAAAACTCTTGATGGAAAGACGTTCTATGAATTATACAGCAATGATGAGATGGTAGCAAAGGTTTTTCGTACTTCTGCTATAGGATATGGTGGTCTGGTAGAAATCCTTACCGCTATCACCAATGGGGTGGTGGCTCGGGTGGTCGTGATGAGTATGCCAGGGGAGACACCTGGTCTTGGAACAAAGGCAAAAAATCCAGCATGGCTTGCCCAGTTTCTTGGAAAAAAGAGAGAGGAAATACCAACGTCAAAAGCTGACTTTAAGGCTAAGGGGTATGATGCTGTCTCAGGGGCTACCTTTTCTTCGCTTGCTGTGACACGAGCAATTCATGAAGCACTCTCTCTTTATGAAAGAAAAGAGGGTGATAGTACAACATCTGCTACGTCTCAAGAGGCAGGAGGTAGGTAA
- the rsxE gene encoding electron transport complex subunit RsxE, with translation MNAWKEFTKGIFRENPIFVVVLGLCPTLAVTTQTINGIGMGLAVIFVLTMSNLIISLLRNFIPEIVRIPAYIVIIASFVTIVQMVIKAFAPELDRALGIFIPLIVVNCIILGRAEAFASKNTPLLAVMDGLGMGLGFTLALTLIGFIREILGSGTVTLQLAGIGTVIDFSQWIKYPAVIMILPTGGFIVMGLLLAFLQALKNYQAEKAKAKKT, from the coding sequence ATGAACGCCTGGAAAGAATTTACCAAGGGAATTTTTCGTGAAAATCCTATCTTTGTGGTTGTGCTTGGGTTGTGTCCTACGCTCGCGGTAACCACGCAGACCATCAATGGCATCGGGATGGGCTTGGCGGTTATCTTTGTGCTTACGATGTCAAATCTGATTATCTCGTTGTTGCGTAATTTTATCCCTGAAATAGTTCGCATCCCTGCCTATATTGTTATCATTGCGTCGTTTGTGACGATTGTCCAGATGGTCATTAAGGCTTTTGCTCCCGAACTTGACAGGGCTCTCGGGATATTTATTCCCCTGATTGTGGTGAACTGTATTATTCTTGGTCGGGCAGAGGCTTTTGCTTCGAAAAATACCCCACTTCTTGCTGTGATGGATGGGCTCGGGATGGGGCTTGGTTTTACGCTGGCGCTTACGTTGATTGGTTTTATCCGTGAAATACTGGGAAGCGGGACGGTAACTCTTCAGCTGGCAGGGATAGGAACAGTTATTGATTTTTCTCAGTGGATAAAGTATCCGGCAGTGATAATGATTCTTCCGACAGGGGGATTTATTGTGATGGGGTTGCTTCTGGCTTTTCTCCAGGCACTCAAGAACTATCAGGCTGAAAAAGCCAAAGCAAAGAAAACGTAA
- the truD gene encoding tRNA pseudouridine(13) synthase TruD: MRYKYLPEDFVVQEKLVSSPLPKPDKFRIFLLEKYNQETLKVVEKLARFWRIPMIKIGIAGIKDKYAHTFQYISTPAWVKKTPKWQGINLSPAGFSSHPLSAESLAWNAFTLVVREIKLEEKPTVEHRLSLLKEHGMPNYFDDQRFGSFVDGEWVGKHLFMGNMKRVLYLYCKSHAPEKLVSDILSSWGDWSRCLLLSQKACWHAGERVFRFLSMEGHEKGFRHAVGLLDQRYVLLVANAYRSFLFNQALSLRVKSEKGVFLATRAGEVFVPFEKKDLPREGWIPAYDMPEEDPYLQRVLEEENLLLSDIKIRGIYKTTIHAKKRSLWVYPEIQETLWKEDEYFPQTFKLVISMKLPPGSYATLVLKWLAGSDNSFEKTNGKSL; this comes from the coding sequence ATGCGGTATAAATACCTTCCGGAAGACTTTGTAGTACAAGAAAAACTTGTCTCTTCTCCCCTTCCCAAACCAGATAAGTTCAGGATCTTTCTTCTCGAAAAGTATAACCAGGAGACCCTGAAAGTCGTAGAGAAACTTGCCCGGTTCTGGCGTATCCCCATGATAAAGATAGGGATAGCCGGTATCAAAGATAAATATGCTCACACTTTTCAGTATATCTCCACACCTGCATGGGTAAAGAAAACCCCAAAATGGCAAGGTATCAATCTGTCACCAGCAGGTTTTTCTTCCCATCCTCTGAGTGCTGAATCTCTGGCCTGGAATGCGTTTACTCTCGTTGTGAGAGAGATAAAACTAGAGGAAAAACCCACTGTTGAGCATCGACTATCTCTCTTAAAAGAACATGGAATGCCCAATTACTTTGATGATCAGCGGTTTGGATCGTTTGTAGATGGAGAGTGGGTAGGAAAACATCTTTTCATGGGGAATATGAAACGAGTGCTTTATCTTTACTGTAAAAGCCATGCTCCCGAAAAACTCGTATCGGATATTCTTTCCTCGTGGGGGGATTGGTCCAGGTGTCTCTTGCTCTCACAAAAAGCTTGCTGGCATGCTGGAGAGAGGGTATTTCGTTTTCTTTCGATGGAAGGGCATGAGAAGGGGTTTCGTCACGCGGTTGGGCTTCTTGACCAGAGGTATGTTCTCCTTGTTGCCAATGCTTACCGCTCGTTTCTTTTTAACCAGGCACTCTCTCTCAGGGTAAAGAGCGAAAAGGGAGTGTTCCTCGCTACCAGAGCGGGAGAAGTATTTGTCCCTTTTGAGAAAAAAGATCTCCCCAGAGAAGGATGGATTCCCGCGTATGACATGCCCGAAGAGGATCCCTATCTGCAAAGAGTTCTCGAAGAAGAAAATCTTCTCCTCTCAGATATCAAGATCCGCGGGATCTATAAAACCACCATTCACGCAAAAAAACGATCTCTATGGGTGTATCCCGAAATTCAAGAAACGTTATGGAAAGAGGATGAATATTTCCCTCAAACTTTCAAGCTTGTTATTTCTATGAAACTACCCCCGGGAAGCTATGCCACGCTTGTTTTGAAATGGCTCGCAGGATCCGATAACTCCTTCGAGAAAACAAACGGAAAAAGTTTATAG